In Maniola hyperantus chromosome 20, iAphHyp1.2, whole genome shotgun sequence, the following are encoded in one genomic region:
- the NELF-B gene encoding negative elongation factor B, with amino-acid sequence MGSASKLPGTGLEDVGVPGQTFLRDALTSCTDPLKAIEEFQLENGILLPSLRPMLPLLDLHGVRRLDFHTSVLEELRDKLISHINEMGTKDKKEHEKKLKELLSKSFPVVKVKAIRPIIMSILKNTPHIDDKYLRVLVRDRDLYNDTDTEVKRQIWQDNQSLFGDEVSPLLSQYIREKENILFDHENLTNLFFSPSPKVRRQGAVVQKLAHMVGTSIKLYDMVLQFLRTLFLRTRNVHYCTLRAELLMALHDAEVQDIISVDPCHKFTWCLDACIRERNVDIKRSRELQGFLDSIKKGQEQVLGDLSMTLCDPYAVNFLATSAIKILQHLINTEGLPRDNTILILLLRMLALGLSAWEIIDSQDFKEPKLDSQVVTKYLPALMSLMVDDQVRALHNKLPPDERESAITTIEHSGPPPDACEAYMRESSVCGVLAMYYTLHAAKLRDRGAILRILSILGSCKDGRAYEDPFLHAIVALLIQLPEEFQGEDFSTVLFDEFFFAGLEKDNVTRHLLKLLWYIHPKLPETRIQTLMKALQPGTQHNESVHKLYESLQVKMHTQVEPVASTSEMEYLDSPLMSVPTPAPYHIN; translated from the coding sequence ATGGGATCAGCCAGTAAGTTGCCTGGTACTGGTTTAGAAGACGTTGGAGTGCCCGGACAAACTTTCCTGCGAGATGCTCTCACAAGTTGCACCGATCCGCTAAAAGCAATCGAAGAGTTTCAGCTCGAGAACGGTATCCTGCTTCCTTCATTGAGACCCATGTTGCCGTTACTCGATCTGCACGGTGTCCGTCGGCTAGACTTTCATACATCCGTGTTGGAAGAATTACGAGACAAACTCATATCACACATTAACGAAATGGGCACTAAGGATAAAAAGGAACACGAGAAGAAACTCAAGGAGCTTCTCTCTAAAAGCTTCCCTGTGGTCAAAGTGAAGGCTATCAGACCTATTATTATGAGTATTCTAAAGAACACGCCGCACATTGATGATAAATATTTAAGAGTACTTGTTCGTGATAGAGATTTGTATAATGATACAGATACAGAGGTCAAGAGACAAATCTGGCAGGATAACCAGTCTTTATTTGGTGATGAAGTGTCTCCACTGCTCAGTCAATACATTAGAGAGAAAGAGAACATACTATTTGATCATGAAAATTTAACTAATCTTTTTTTCTCTCCTTCACCAAAAGTGAGGAGACAAGGGGCAGTAGTACAGAAGCTGGCACATATGGTAGGCACCAGCATAAAACTATATGATATGGTTCTTCAATTTCTCCGTACTCTGTTCCTCAGAACTAGAAATGTTCACTATTGTACTCTGAGAGCTGAACTTCTCATGGCCCTACATGATGCTGAAGTACAGGATATAATATCCGTTGATCCGTGTCACAAGTTCACGTGGTGTTTAGACGCATGCATTAGAGAAAGAAATGTGGACATCAAGAGATCTAGAGAACTTCAAGGTTTCTTGGATAGTATTAAGAAAGGACAAGAACAAGTACTGGGTGACCTCTCTATGACTTTGTGTGATCCATATGCAGTTAACTTCTTGGCTACTTCAGCCATAAAGATATTGCAGCATTTGATTAACACAGAGGGGCTTCCCAGAGATAATACAATTTTGATTCTCTTATTGAGAATGTTGGCACTCGGTTTGAGTGCTTGGGAAATTATTGATTCTCAAGACTTCAAAGAGCCAAAGCTTGATAGTCAAGTGGTCACCAAGTATTTACCAGCCTTAATGTCTTTAATGGTCGATGACCAGGTGCGAGCACTGCATAATAAATTACCACCCGATGAAAGAGAGTCGGCTATCACAACAATAGAACATTCTGGTCCACCTCCCGATGCTTGCGAAGCTTACATGAGAGAGAGCTCTGTATGTGGAGTCCTAGCCATGTATTACACCCTTCATGCAGCCAAACTTCGAGATAGGGGAGCTATATTAAGGATCTTGAGTATTCTAGGCAGCTGTAAAGATGGTAGAGCTTACGAAGACCCATTCTTACATGCAATTGTTGCTTTACTGATACAATTACCTGAAGAGTTTCAAGGGGAAGACTTCAGTACTGTTTTATTTGATGAGTTCTTCTTTGCTGGGCTCGAAAAGGACAATGTAACCAGACATCTACTAAAGCTTTTGTGGTACATACACCCCAAGTTACCAGAGACAAGAATACAGACTTTGATGAAGGCTTTACAGCCTGGGACTCAGCACAATGAATCTGTGCATAAGCTATATGAATCTCTGCAAGTGAAAATGCATACACAGGTGGAACCAGTTGCAAGCACTAGTGAGATGGAGTATTTGGACTCTCCATTGATGAGTGTCCCTACTCCTGCACCTTAtcacattaattaa
- the LOC117991871 gene encoding CWF19-like protein 1, whose amino-acid sequence MAEKQKTLVCGDVNGNFNTLFSRVESIIKKSGTFEVLLCVGNFFGADNSQLDAYRMGTRKVPVTTYIFGPCSAEHVQYYCEEGAEIVPNVIYMGKRGIFTTSSELKIAYLTGLSRRELGKDIPMCTFEPSDCSAVRDACFRGQSEFRGVDILITTLWPSGIQQDDLQKADVEPDCLSDLIAWLSIHIKPRYHFVPSAEKYYERQPYRNQSVHQDYKECATRFFALAPVGNKNKEKWIYACSLQPISKMRMTDLLQSTTDETACPYDPDMLKQHQPGKVVKVTGNGQFFFNMDAGDDDHGKRKRKSGDNPERKRKEFDPDTCWFCLSSPSVEKHLVICVGTHCYLALPKGPLTPYHVLILPIAHHQSVTKAPDEVNNEIKRFKDVLKKFYSSMDKLVVFFERNYRTSHMQIQCVPVPKACNEQILEVFQDEAGINSIQMEVLPPYTEISQVTLPGAPYFHAELPSGEQIYAKTSKYFPLQFGRDVLSSPPILNCEDKADWKQCLLSREEEDSHVAAFRKNFRPFDFTAEDSDSDSD is encoded by the exons ATGGCAGAGAAGCAGAAGAC ACTTGTATGTGGTGATGTCAATGGAAATTTCAATACTTTGTTTTCCCGCGTCGAATCTATAATCAAAAAGTCAGGAACATTTGAAGTTCTGTTATGTGTGGGGAACTTTTTTGGCGCGGATAATTCGCAACTAGACGCCTATCGGATGGGAACAAGAAAAG tgcCAGTCACAACATACATTTTTGGACCTTGTAGTGCTGAGCATGTCCAATATTATTGTGAGGAAGGAGCAGAAATTGTTCCTAATGTTATCTATAtgg GAAAGAGAGGTATTTTCACCACTAGTTCCGAGCTTAAGATAGCTTATTTGACTGGCCTGTCGAGAAGAGAACTTGGCAAAGACATACCAATGTGTACATTTGAGCCAAGTGACTGCAGTGCAGTTAGGGACGCCTGTTTCAGAGGGCAGAGTGAGTTCAGGGGAGTTGATATACTAATAACAACTTTGTGGCCTTCAGGAATACAGCAGGATGACTTACAGAAG GCAGATGTGGAACCGGACTGTCTATCAGACCTAATAGCATGGCTTTCCATACACATTAAGCCAAGGTACCATTTTGTTCCATCAGCAGAGAAGTACTATGAAAGACAGCCATACAG AAATCAAAGCGTACATCAAGATTACAAAGAATGTGCAACGAGGTTCTTCGCACTGGCTCCAGTGGGCAACAAAAACAAAGAGAAGTGGATATATGCGTGTTCTCTACAACCTATCTCCAAGATGCGGATGACGGACCTGTTGCAGAGTACGACCGACGAGACTGCCTGTCCTTATGACCCTGATATGTTGAAGCAGCATCAGCCAGGAAAAGTGGTCAAG GTTACTGGCAATGGACAATTCTTTTTCAATATGGATGCTGGGGACGACGATCACGgaaaaaggaaaagaaaatCCGGGGATAATCCTGAACGAAAAAGGAAGGAGTTTGATCCAG ATACATGTTGGTTCTGCCTATCGTCGCCTTCGGTGGAAAAGCACCTGGTCATTTGTGTGGGAACTCACTGCTATTTAGCGTTACCCAAGGGACCTTTAACTCCATATCACGTGCTTATATTGCCTATTGCGCATCATCAGAGTGTTACCAAG GCACCCGATGAAGTAAATAACGAAATAAAAAGATTCAAAGATGTGTTGAAAAAGTTTTACTCTTCAATGGACAAACTGGTAGTGTTCTTTGAGAGGAACTATCGCACTTCGCATATGCAGATACAATGCGTGCCTGTCCCTAAGGCGTGCAACGAGCAGATATTGGAGGTTTTTCAG GACGAAGCAGGTATAAACAGCATACAAATGGAAGTATTGCCTCCCTACACAGAGATATCACAAGTGACGCTGCCCGGCGCGCCTTACTTCCACGCGGAACTACCTTCCGGCGAACAGATATACGCTAAGACCAGCAAATACTTCCCTCTacagtttggcag AGATGTATTATCAAGCCCGCCGATACTCAACTGCGAAGACAAAGCGGACTGGAAGCAGTGTTTGCTCAGCCGCGAAGAGGAGGATTCGCACGTTGCGGCCTTCCGGAAGAATTTCCGCCCCTTCGACTTCACGGCCGAGGACAGTGACAGTGACAGTGACTGA